One Prevotella intermedia ATCC 25611 = DSM 20706 DNA window includes the following coding sequences:
- a CDS encoding AAA family ATPase yields MEKKLIINVGRQLGSGGRCIAKALAEEFNCQFYDKEILNLAAKESGFSEKFFEKNDEQKGFLKSHFHIHLPLLGNNDFYKNDFSQEGLYQFQSDVIRKAAEENPRCVFVGRTADYVLRENPDAINIFITANINFRAKHVSERLGCTMEEALKLIENKESERAKYYNYYTGKIWGHAESYDLCVDASILGFEETKDFIASFIRKKLSID; encoded by the coding sequence ATGGAAAAGAAACTGATAATCAACGTTGGACGACAACTCGGAAGTGGCGGACGCTGCATAGCAAAAGCTCTTGCAGAGGAGTTTAATTGTCAATTCTACGATAAAGAGATTCTGAACCTTGCGGCAAAAGAAAGTGGTTTCTCTGAAAAGTTCTTTGAAAAGAACGACGAACAGAAAGGATTTCTTAAATCGCACTTCCATATTCATCTACCGCTCTTGGGCAATAACGACTTCTATAAAAACGACTTTTCGCAAGAAGGGCTTTACCAATTCCAAAGCGACGTGATACGAAAAGCTGCTGAAGAAAACCCACGATGCGTTTTTGTAGGCAGAACGGCAGACTATGTGCTGCGCGAAAATCCTGATGCTATCAACATTTTCATTACTGCTAACATCAATTTCAGGGCGAAACACGTAAGCGAACGCCTTGGTTGCACAATGGAGGAAGCCCTCAAACTGATTGAAAATAAAGAAAGCGAACGTGCCAAATATTACAATTACTATACAGGAAAGATATGGGGACACGCCGAAAGCTACGACCTTTGTGTGGACGCAAGCATATTGGGGTTTGAAGAAACAAAAGACTTTATAGCTTCTTTCATACGTAAAAAGCTGTCAATAGACTAA
- a CDS encoding MATE family efflux transporter — MDNKKATLELGTKPVGKLLAQYALPAIIAMTAASLYNIIDRVFIGQVVGPMAISGLAITFPFMILAAAFGAAVGVGAATTISVKLGQKDYESAENTLGNTITLNLIIGLAFGGICLLFLDPILRFFGASDTTLPYARDFMQIILAGNVFSHMYFGMNAVLRAASKPRMAMFATIFTVAMNILLDAVFILWWHWGIKGAAFATVISQVLALCWQMKLFANKNELLHLKRGIYKLKANLVRNIISIGISPFLMNACACVIVIFINNQLVKFGGDIAVGAYGIANSIAMIFIMFVIGLNQGMQPIAGYNYGAQQYGRMMRVVKLSIITAICIMLTGWTLAMFAPYYCARMFTKDPELIKGSIKAIQIIMMMYPFIGCQMVITNFFQCIGKVKISIFLSLSRQLLFLLPLLVLLPNFYGINGVWASMPTSDLISVIVAISIMTVYLRRFKKEM, encoded by the coding sequence ATGGATAATAAGAAAGCGACATTAGAGCTTGGAACAAAACCAGTGGGCAAACTACTGGCACAATATGCCCTGCCTGCTATCATAGCGATGACGGCAGCGTCGCTCTACAATATTATCGACCGTGTATTTATTGGACAGGTAGTAGGTCCGATGGCGATTTCGGGACTTGCCATCACGTTCCCATTCATGATTCTTGCAGCTGCATTTGGTGCTGCAGTAGGTGTCGGAGCAGCCACAACGATTAGTGTAAAGTTAGGACAGAAAGACTACGAGTCGGCAGAAAACACCCTTGGCAATACCATCACCCTTAATCTTATTATAGGTTTGGCGTTTGGAGGTATCTGTCTTTTGTTTCTCGACCCTATCTTGCGTTTCTTCGGTGCAAGCGATACTACTCTTCCTTACGCACGCGACTTTATGCAGATAATACTCGCAGGCAACGTGTTTTCGCACATGTATTTCGGTATGAACGCTGTACTGAGGGCAGCATCGAAGCCACGAATGGCGATGTTTGCCACTATTTTCACCGTCGCGATGAATATTTTACTCGACGCAGTGTTCATTCTTTGGTGGCATTGGGGCATTAAGGGCGCAGCTTTCGCTACCGTTATATCGCAGGTTTTAGCACTCTGCTGGCAGATGAAGCTGTTTGCCAACAAAAACGAACTATTGCATTTGAAACGAGGTATATACAAGTTGAAAGCCAATCTCGTAAGAAACATTATCTCAATAGGCATCTCTCCTTTCCTGATGAATGCCTGTGCCTGCGTGATTGTCATCTTTATAAACAATCAGTTGGTAAAGTTTGGTGGCGATATAGCAGTAGGAGCATACGGTATTGCCAACAGTATAGCAATGATTTTCATAATGTTTGTCATCGGGCTCAACCAAGGTATGCAGCCCATTGCAGGCTATAACTACGGTGCGCAGCAATACGGCAGAATGATGCGAGTGGTGAAATTGTCCATCATTACAGCAATTTGCATTATGCTGACGGGCTGGACTTTGGCTATGTTTGCACCTTACTATTGCGCCCGAATGTTTACAAAAGACCCCGAACTCATTAAAGGTTCCATCAAGGCAATACAGATTATAATGATGATGTACCCATTTATAGGGTGCCAGATGGTAATCACCAACTTCTTCCAATGTATTGGGAAAGTTAAAATCAGCATCTTCCTGTCGCTCTCAAGACAGTTGTTGTTCTTGCTGCCACTACTCGTTCTGCTGCCAAACTTCTATGGTATCAATGGCGTTTGGGCTTCAATGCCAACGAGCGACCTTATCTCTGTGATTGTGGCAATATCGATAATGACCGTCTATCTACGACGATTCAAGAAAGAAATGTAA
- a CDS encoding GNAT family N-acetyltransferase, whose product MIEIKQYNLDDAAKWNELVTISRQGTFLFNRNYMDYHSDRFTDCSFLVMEKGRISAALPANRKGDTLYSHQGLTYGGLLTTERITAEKVCNIFSELNILLKEMGIKQVVYKAIPWIYHRIPAEEDLYALTNICHAQLVSRDISSSFSLHDVQKFTESRRSGIRKAARNGILVSESQDLAAFWSILNNNLTAKYDARPVHSLAELQLLMCRFPKEIKLYMATTTNGEPLGGTLIYETPNVVHTQYISASPDGKAMGALDLLFDYIINKVYKRRNGYFDFGKSTEASGTVLNQQLIHQKEGFGGRGVCYDTYEWKI is encoded by the coding sequence ATGATTGAAATTAAACAATATAACCTTGATGATGCAGCGAAATGGAACGAACTTGTAACCATTTCCAGGCAAGGTACGTTTCTTTTCAATCGAAACTATATGGACTATCATAGCGATAGGTTCACCGACTGTTCGTTTCTTGTAATGGAGAAAGGGCGCATTTCTGCTGCGTTACCTGCCAATCGGAAAGGCGACACCTTATATTCTCATCAGGGACTTACCTATGGCGGATTGCTCACAACGGAGAGAATAACAGCTGAAAAGGTATGCAACATCTTCTCGGAACTGAACATTTTGCTCAAAGAAATGGGCATAAAGCAAGTGGTTTACAAAGCTATTCCGTGGATTTACCACCGTATTCCTGCTGAAGAAGACCTTTATGCACTTACCAATATATGCCACGCACAACTCGTCAGCCGCGATATTTCATCATCGTTCAGCCTCCACGATGTGCAAAAGTTTACCGAAAGCCGTAGAAGCGGTATTCGGAAAGCTGCCAGAAACGGCATTCTCGTAAGCGAAAGTCAAGATTTAGCAGCATTTTGGAGTATCCTCAACAACAATTTAACTGCTAAATACGATGCTCGTCCCGTACATTCTTTAGCAGAATTGCAGCTTTTAATGTGTCGTTTCCCGAAAGAAATAAAACTTTATATGGCTACAACAACCAACGGAGAACCGCTTGGAGGTACGCTCATTTACGAGACACCGAACGTTGTTCATACACAATACATCTCGGCATCGCCCGACGGAAAGGCAATGGGAGCATTAGACCTGCTGTTCGACTATATAATAAATAAGGTGTATAAGCGTAGAAACGGCTATTTCGACTTTGGCAAAAGCACCGAAGCAAGTGGCACTGTTCTGAACCAACAGCTTATTCATCAGAAGGAAGGATTTGGTGGACGCGGCGTTTGTTACGACACTTACGAATGGAAAATATAA
- the rfbB gene encoding dTDP-glucose 4,6-dehydratase, with the protein MKTYLVTGGAGFIGANYIKYLLHKKYANEDIKIIVLDALTYAGNLGTIKDDIDNKRCVFVKGDIRDRELVDKLFAENDIDYLVNFAAESHVDRSIEDPQLFLNVNILGTQNLMDAARRAWVTGKDEQGYPTWKEGKRYHQVSTDEVYGSLGADGYFTEETPLCPHSPYSASKTSADMFVMAYHDTYHMPVSITRCSNNYGPYHFPEKLIPLIINNILAGKPLPVYGEGLNVRDWLYVEDHCKAIEMVVREGRIGQVYNVGGHNEMKNIDIVKLTIKTIHDMMAEDKELRKVLKKQVKDENGDIDISWINNDLITHVADRLGHDARYAIDPTKIKNELGWFPETMFAEGIVKTIKWNLENQSWIEEVTSGDYQKYYENMYGNR; encoded by the coding sequence ATGAAAACTTATTTGGTAACTGGTGGTGCTGGTTTCATCGGCGCAAACTACATTAAGTATCTGCTTCACAAGAAGTATGCGAACGAAGATATTAAGATTATCGTACTTGACGCATTAACTTACGCTGGCAATCTCGGTACTATTAAAGACGACATCGATAATAAACGATGCGTTTTTGTGAAAGGAGATATACGCGATAGAGAATTGGTTGATAAGCTGTTTGCTGAAAACGACATCGACTATCTTGTGAATTTCGCTGCTGAAAGTCACGTAGACCGCTCGATAGAAGACCCGCAACTGTTCTTGAATGTAAACATATTGGGTACTCAGAACCTTATGGACGCTGCTCGCCGTGCATGGGTTACGGGCAAAGACGAACAAGGTTATCCTACGTGGAAGGAAGGAAAACGTTATCATCAGGTATCTACCGACGAGGTTTATGGCTCGCTTGGTGCTGACGGTTACTTCACTGAAGAAACTCCTCTATGCCCTCACAGCCCTTATTCGGCAAGTAAAACCAGTGCCGATATGTTTGTTATGGCATACCACGACACATATCATATGCCCGTCAGCATCACACGTTGCTCAAACAACTATGGACCTTACCACTTCCCAGAGAAGTTAATTCCATTAATTATCAACAACATTCTTGCTGGCAAACCACTTCCTGTATATGGCGAAGGCTTAAACGTTCGCGACTGGTTGTACGTAGAAGACCACTGCAAAGCTATTGAAATGGTGGTTCGCGAAGGTCGTATAGGACAGGTTTACAACGTTGGTGGACACAACGAAATGAAGAATATCGACATTGTTAAGCTCACTATCAAAACCATTCACGATATGATGGCTGAAGATAAAGAGCTTCGCAAAGTTCTGAAAAAGCAAGTTAAAGACGAGAATGGCGACATCGACATCTCGTGGATCAACAACGATTTGATTACCCACGTGGCTGACCGACTCGGCCATGACGCACGTTACGCCATCGATCCTACAAAGATTAAGAACGAATTGGGTTGGTTCCCTGAAACTATGTTTGCCGAAGGTATCGTGAAAACCATAAAATGGAACTTGGAAAATCAATCTTGGATTGAAGAAGTAACCAGCGGCGACTATCAGAAGTACTACGAAAATATGTACGGAAACCGATAA
- a CDS encoding sugar 3,4-ketoisomerase, with product MSKIGKIIELPKRLDHRGNLTVAEEMKDVPFNISRVYWVYDVPGGENRGGHSHKHCRELIIAASGSFTVTLDNGTEKESFLLNHPYQGLLVNTDTWRTLEDFSSGSVCLVLAEDPFDEDDYIREYDEYLKFIGKTK from the coding sequence ATGTCAAAAATAGGGAAGATAATAGAACTGCCTAAACGATTAGACCACCGTGGCAACCTTACCGTAGCAGAAGAAATGAAAGACGTTCCTTTCAATATTTCGCGCGTTTATTGGGTCTACGATGTACCAGGGGGCGAGAATCGTGGTGGACACTCGCACAAACATTGTCGCGAACTTATTATTGCAGCAAGCGGTTCTTTCACCGTTACACTCGATAACGGCACTGAAAAAGAGTCGTTCTTACTCAATCACCCCTATCAAGGCCTGCTTGTAAACACAGATACGTGGCGAACACTCGAAGATTTCTCATCTGGTTCGGTTTGTTTGGTGCTCGCTGAAGACCCATTTGACGAAGACGACTACATCAGAGAATACGATGAGTATTTAAAGTTCATCGGTAAAACCAAATAA
- the serB gene encoding phosphoserine phosphatase SerB, translating into MKSKKIIQEEQILVRVTGQDRPGLTAAIMGILAKYDARILDIGQADIHATLSLGVLIRTNEDNSGKVMKDLLFKATELGVNIGFSPITDDEYEDWVNQQGKNRYILTIIGRSLSAENIEATTKVIASQGMNIDSIVRLTGRQSIKKANHSVRACIEFSLRGTPNDYVQMQADLMKMSQEQGIDFSLQKDNMYRRMRRLICFDMDSTLIQTECIDELAKKAGVGSKVKEITERAMRGEIDFKESFTERVALLKGLDANVMQEIADNFPITEGVDRLMTVLKNCGYKIAILSGGFTFFGEFLQKKYNIDYVYANELEIDENNKLTGNFVGEIVDGRRKAELLKLIAQVEKVNLEQTIAVGDGANDLPMLAEAGLGIAFHAKPRVRETAEQNINTIGLDGVLYFLGFKDSYLGEAGKL; encoded by the coding sequence ATGAAAAGTAAAAAGATAATTCAGGAAGAACAGATTTTAGTTAGAGTTACAGGACAAGACAGACCAGGACTTACAGCAGCAATTATGGGAATATTGGCAAAGTACGATGCACGTATTCTCGATATTGGTCAGGCAGATATTCACGCAACCCTTTCGCTCGGTGTCCTTATCCGAACAAACGAAGACAATTCGGGTAAGGTAATGAAAGATTTACTTTTCAAAGCTACCGAATTAGGTGTAAACATTGGCTTCTCGCCAATCACAGACGATGAATACGAAGACTGGGTAAACCAACAAGGCAAGAACCGATACATTTTAACCATCATTGGTCGTTCGCTTTCTGCAGAAAACATAGAAGCTACCACTAAGGTAATTGCCAGTCAGGGTATGAACATCGACTCCATTGTGCGTCTCACAGGTCGTCAAAGCATAAAGAAGGCAAACCATAGCGTTCGCGCTTGTATAGAGTTTTCGCTCCGTGGAACGCCTAACGACTATGTTCAAATGCAAGCAGACCTGATGAAAATGAGCCAAGAACAAGGCATCGATTTCTCTTTGCAGAAAGATAATATGTATCGTCGTATGCGTCGTCTTATCTGTTTCGATATGGATTCAACCCTTATCCAAACAGAATGTATCGACGAATTGGCAAAAAAGGCTGGCGTAGGTAGCAAGGTGAAAGAGATAACAGAGCGTGCTATGCGTGGCGAAATAGACTTCAAGGAAAGCTTCACAGAACGTGTTGCACTCTTGAAAGGTCTTGATGCCAACGTAATGCAAGAGATTGCAGACAATTTCCCAATAACAGAAGGTGTAGACCGCCTAATGACGGTGCTGAAAAACTGCGGTTACAAGATTGCTATTCTTAGTGGAGGATTTACTTTCTTTGGTGAGTTCTTGCAGAAAAAATACAACATCGACTATGTCTATGCAAACGAATTGGAGATAGATGAAAACAATAAACTGACAGGAAACTTTGTCGGAGAAATCGTAGACGGTCGTCGAAAAGCCGAATTATTAAAACTTATAGCACAGGTTGAGAAAGTTAATTTGGAACAAACCATTGCTGTCGGCGATGGTGCCAACGACCTGCCAATGCTTGCAGAAGCTGGTTTAGGCATTGCATTCCACGCAAAACCACGTGTAAGAGAGACTGCCGAACAGAACATCAACACCATTGGTCTCGACGGCGTTCTTTACTTCTTAGGCTTCAAAGACAGCTATCTCGGTGAGGCGGGCAAGCTATAA
- a CDS encoding outer membrane beta-barrel protein, which produces MKKLFLSLLLLVGSMTTYAQATFPNTVAHHDDEHGARTFVGGAVTFWSDPKDKTVKFDFSPEIGYLFNDKWGVGLMLGYEYEKETEAGKKSYSNSFKISPFARWYYVHKGPFNLFLDGGVGFDFGKVKANGEKTNRHGFEVGVRPGACVDLTEGLCLCLRMGFVGYRHDYFGGEEPEIGTNGFGLRFAPEELMIGFELEF; this is translated from the coding sequence ATGAAAAAATTATTTTTATCTCTACTCTTGCTTGTCGGAAGTATGACAACTTATGCACAAGCAACGTTTCCAAACACAGTAGCCCATCACGATGACGAACATGGGGCGCGCACTTTTGTAGGTGGAGCAGTAACATTTTGGTCTGACCCAAAAGATAAAACTGTGAAGTTCGACTTCTCTCCCGAAATCGGCTACTTGTTTAATGATAAATGGGGCGTGGGCTTGATGCTGGGTTATGAATACGAAAAAGAAACTGAAGCTGGAAAGAAAAGCTATTCCAATAGTTTTAAAATTTCGCCTTTCGCACGTTGGTATTATGTGCACAAAGGTCCTTTCAACTTGTTTTTAGATGGCGGAGTTGGGTTCGACTTCGGTAAAGTAAAGGCTAATGGTGAAAAGACCAACCGCCATGGCTTTGAAGTAGGAGTACGTCCGGGTGCTTGTGTAGACCTTACAGAAGGACTTTGCCTATGTTTGCGAATGGGCTTTGTAGGCTATCGACACGACTATTTTGGTGGCGAAGAACCTGAAATAGGAACCAACGGCTTTGGTTTGCGCTTTGCACCAGAAGAGTTGATGATTGGTTTTGAACTTGAATTTTAA
- a CDS encoding metallophosphoesterase family protein — MKRIGIISDTHAYWDEKYEFYLKDCDEIWHAGDIGSLEVADKFEAMKPIFRAVHGNCDGYDIRARYPEILRFKCEEVDVLLKHIGGYPGRYDYSVRNTLYYSPPNLFVDGHSHILKIMPDKTLNLLHINPGAAGLQGFHKERTIVRLTIEGNKMSDCEVITLTNNRNK; from the coding sequence ATGAAAAGAATTGGCATTATAAGCGACACACACGCCTATTGGGACGAGAAATACGAGTTCTATCTGAAAGACTGCGACGAGATTTGGCACGCTGGCGACATTGGTTCGTTGGAGGTTGCAGACAAGTTCGAGGCTATGAAACCTATCTTTCGAGCGGTTCACGGCAACTGCGATGGCTACGATATTCGTGCCCGCTATCCCGAAATTCTGCGTTTCAAGTGTGAAGAAGTAGATGTCCTGCTAAAGCATATTGGTGGTTACCCAGGCAGGTACGACTATTCTGTGCGCAACACACTCTATTATTCACCGCCCAATCTTTTTGTAGATGGGCACTCACACATATTGAAAATAATGCCCGACAAAACATTAAATCTGCTTCATATCAACCCTGGCGCAGCGGGTTTACAAGGTTTTCACAAAGAAAGAACCATCGTAAGACTCACCATTGAGGGCAATAAAATGAGCGATTGCGAAGTTATTACATTGACAAATAATAGAAACAAATAA
- a CDS encoding DUF4738 domain-containing protein has protein sequence MKLKSFYILAFCLFIIGCTDKTKQGDSPAEDAKAKELFQGLWVSDDNGEPALLAKGDSVFYPDSACMPMQFWIYKDSLYLKGQNQNEYKIAKQSENVFVLINDNGDEVRLVKSKNKDLRASFDNQVYALNTFLHAQTDTVVRTSMGYFESKITVKTTSDRVIKSTYNENGIEVDNAYLDNVASLSISNQGKLVYMHDFRKQEFASLIDKKFLEKSILRKFEFNHTDEKALYFDAIIGIPDASTSYVIAIRITTDGNLSMKMR, from the coding sequence ATGAAACTAAAGAGTTTCTACATACTCGCTTTCTGTCTGTTCATCATTGGGTGTACCGACAAGACGAAACAAGGCGATTCCCCAGCCGAAGATGCAAAGGCAAAGGAATTGTTTCAAGGGTTGTGGGTGTCTGACGACAATGGAGAACCTGCACTGTTGGCGAAAGGCGACAGCGTTTTCTATCCCGATTCTGCCTGTATGCCTATGCAGTTTTGGATTTATAAGGATTCTCTCTATTTGAAAGGACAAAACCAAAACGAATACAAAATAGCAAAACAGTCGGAGAATGTATTTGTCCTCATTAATGACAACGGCGACGAAGTGCGCCTTGTAAAAAGCAAGAACAAAGACCTGCGCGCATCATTCGACAACCAAGTATATGCGTTGAATACCTTTCTGCATGCGCAAACCGATACGGTGGTAAGAACAAGTATGGGGTATTTTGAAAGCAAAATTACAGTAAAGACAACTTCAGACAGGGTTATAAAATCTACTTACAATGAAAATGGAATCGAAGTAGACAATGCTTATCTTGACAATGTAGCTTCGCTTTCAATATCAAACCAAGGCAAACTCGTTTATATGCACGACTTCAGAAAGCAGGAATTTGCCTCACTTATTGATAAGAAGTTCTTGGAAAAAAGTATTTTGCGTAAGTTCGAGTTTAATCATACCGACGAAAAAGCATTGTATTTCGATGCCATCATAGGTATTCCAGACGCTTCGACAAGCTATGTCATTGCCATTAGAATAACAACAGATGGCAACCTATCAATGAAAATGAGATAA
- a CDS encoding DegT/DnrJ/EryC1/StrS family aminotransferase, with protein MIEYLSLKRITAMHEDEINKAISDVVASGWYLNGTAVQRFEEHYRTYIGTQHCISCGNGLDALHLILRAYKELEQLHDGDEIIVPANTYIATILAITENNLTPVLVEPDITTLEIDDNRIEAAITPRTRAIMLVHLYGRCAYTKRIGNICKQHGIKLIEDNAQAHGCTYNGKLTGSLGDAAAHSFYPGKNLGALGDAGAVTTNDLELAKAVRTLGNYGSSRKYVFDYQGKNSRMDEIQAVVLDVKLKYLNEDNARRKEIAHYFEQHVKNEYITIPTALNRDNVYHIFPILCTERDRLQEYLKKNGVQTMIHYPIPPHKQKAYKEWNALSFPITERIHREELSIPCNQTMSLGDAELIITLLNNFH; from the coding sequence ATGATAGAATATTTATCACTCAAACGCATCACGGCGATGCACGAAGACGAAATAAACAAGGCGATTTCGGACGTCGTGGCTTCAGGTTGGTATCTTAACGGCACTGCTGTTCAACGTTTTGAAGAGCATTACCGCACCTACATTGGTACGCAACACTGCATCAGTTGTGGTAACGGACTTGACGCATTGCACCTTATTCTACGTGCCTACAAAGAACTTGAGCAACTCCACGATGGCGACGAAATAATTGTACCTGCCAACACTTACATTGCCACCATATTGGCAATAACCGAAAACAACCTTACACCCGTACTCGTAGAACCCGATATTACAACGTTGGAAATAGACGACAACCGCATAGAAGCAGCTATCACGCCTCGTACCCGTGCGATTATGCTCGTGCATTTATATGGTCGTTGTGCTTATACCAAAAGAATAGGCAACATTTGTAAACAGCATGGAATCAAGCTAATAGAAGACAATGCACAGGCACACGGCTGTACTTACAACGGCAAACTTACAGGAAGTCTTGGCGATGCAGCTGCCCACAGTTTCTATCCGGGCAAGAATCTTGGCGCATTGGGCGACGCAGGTGCTGTAACCACTAACGACTTGGAACTCGCCAAAGCAGTCCGTACACTTGGCAATTATGGTTCGAGCCGCAAATACGTATTCGACTATCAAGGCAAAAACAGCCGTATGGACGAAATTCAAGCTGTTGTACTCGATGTAAAACTAAAGTATCTCAATGAAGATAATGCACGCAGAAAAGAAATTGCCCATTACTTTGAGCAGCATGTAAAGAACGAGTACATCACCATTCCTACAGCTTTAAACCGCGATAACGTTTATCATATATTCCCAATACTCTGCACTGAACGCGACAGACTGCAAGAATATTTAAAGAAGAATGGTGTGCAGACGATGATACACTATCCCATTCCACCCCACAAACAAAAAGCATACAAGGAATGGAATGCCCTTTCATTTCCAATAACAGAACGTATCCATCGGGAAGAACTTTCCATTCCTTGCAACCAAACAATGTCGTTAGGCGACGCCGAACTGATTATAACGCTGCTGAACAACTTCCATTAA
- the rfbC gene encoding dTDP-4-dehydrorhamnose 3,5-epimerase: MEYKKTDIDGVWIIEPKVFNDNRGYFYEVWKQADFDEYIGQHIEFIQDNESKSSYGVLRGLHYQKGNFSQAKLVRVLKGKVLDVAVDLRKDSPTLGKYVMVELSEENKRQFFIPRGFAHGFLVLSDEAVFTYKVDNVYAPQSEASLRWNDETVGIEWPIDEKDIVISDKDLNKAVAWKDADLF, encoded by the coding sequence ATGGAATACAAGAAAACCGATATTGATGGTGTTTGGATAATAGAGCCAAAAGTGTTTAACGACAACCGCGGCTACTTCTATGAAGTATGGAAACAAGCTGATTTCGACGAATACATAGGGCAGCATATAGAATTTATTCAAGACAACGAATCAAAGTCAAGCTATGGCGTATTGCGCGGACTTCATTACCAAAAAGGCAATTTCTCGCAAGCTAAATTGGTGCGTGTGCTGAAAGGAAAAGTGCTTGATGTGGCTGTAGACCTACGAAAAGACTCACCAACATTAGGCAAATATGTTATGGTAGAGCTGTCGGAGGAGAACAAACGCCAATTCTTTATTCCTCGTGGCTTTGCGCACGGCTTCTTAGTACTATCGGACGAGGCGGTCTTTACATATAAAGTCGACAACGTTTATGCACCACAGAGCGAGGCTAGTCTACGTTGGAACGACGAAACAGTAGGCATTGAATGGCCTATCGACGAAAAAGACATTGTCATTTCCGATAAAGACTTGAACAAAGCCGTAGCTTGGAAAGATGCAGACCTCTTTTAA
- a CDS encoding (Fe-S)-binding protein: MRVGLFIPCYVDALYPEVGVATYRLLRKLKLDVEYPERQTCCGQPMSNGGFQRMSGKLVEKFEDIFKEYDYVVTPSVSCAAFVQKNHPQLHKHKCSTPEKTMELVQFLHDVLKVEELPGKFEHIVSVHNSCHGVRELGLSSPTEEHVPPFNKIIDLLKLKKGITIKEPERADECCGFGGMFAIEEPSVSSRMGDDKVKRHMATGAEFITGPDSSCLMHMQGVAKKKKYNVQFKHVAEILAAGI; the protein is encoded by the coding sequence ATGAGAGTAGGATTATTTATTCCATGTTATGTCGATGCATTGTATCCAGAAGTCGGTGTGGCTACTTACAGACTTCTACGCAAGCTAAAACTTGATGTAGAATACCCTGAACGTCAAACGTGTTGTGGGCAACCAATGTCAAATGGAGGCTTCCAGCGCATGTCAGGGAAGTTGGTTGAGAAGTTTGAAGATATCTTCAAAGAATATGATTATGTAGTAACGCCAAGTGTTTCGTGTGCTGCTTTCGTACAGAAGAATCACCCGCAACTTCATAAACATAAATGTTCAACACCTGAAAAAACAATGGAGTTGGTGCAGTTCTTACACGATGTCTTGAAGGTGGAAGAACTACCGGGGAAATTCGAGCACATTGTTTCGGTGCACAATTCATGCCACGGTGTACGTGAGTTGGGTTTGAGTTCGCCTACCGAGGAACATGTTCCGCCTTTTAATAAGATTATAGACCTTTTGAAACTAAAGAAAGGTATTACAATAAAAGAACCTGAACGTGCCGATGAATGTTGTGGCTTTGGTGGAATGTTCGCCATTGAAGAACCCAGTGTAAGCAGTCGAATGGGCGATGACAAAGTAAAACGACACATGGCAACAGGTGCAGAGTTTATTACGGGCCCCGATTCTTCGTGCTTGATGCATATGCAGGGAGTGGCAAAGAAGAAGAAATATAATGTTCAATTTAAGCATGTGGCTGAAATTCTGGCTGCTGGCATATAG